From Acidobacteriota bacterium, a single genomic window includes:
- the tig gene encoding trigger factor, giving the protein MKAQVALVDVSEVKKDLTIEVDAAEVKAEFEKTYEAYARHAKVPGFRQGKIPRHMVKQRFAKDVKEEVLSRLLPHALGHALEDHKLNVVGEPQIADLSFEEDTPLSFKVSVEVIPNFELQEYKSLKAIKRVRQVTDEDIEKVIERWRENSAEFVPVEDRPSQTGDFVSVNLVGKYVVAEGEPPEEDLKADDVQIELGAEGVQPEFNEHLANAKEGDIREFRVVYPEDFTSQGLAGKTVDFTATVVAVRQKELPELNDEFAQQFGQEFETLQQLRERVREDLTNSAEREADARLRDELVEKVLDTYEFQVPDVLVEQQAQDRMQNFAYQLAQSGLPKEVAQTINWEERFGEARLMAVRDVRAALVIGRIGTAEKVRVTGDEIDHEIARMAYGMKLLPQQLKARLTKEDELPSIENRLRYGKAVDALVNHAEITVEEVTAEQLAAEAAAKQAAAAPATEDQPAEQA; this is encoded by the coding sequence TTGAAAGCACAAGTCGCTCTGGTAGATGTTTCGGAGGTCAAGAAAGACCTCACCATTGAAGTAGACGCCGCCGAGGTAAAGGCCGAATTCGAGAAAACCTACGAAGCCTATGCGCGCCACGCCAAGGTTCCCGGTTTCCGCCAAGGCAAAATCCCGCGTCACATGGTCAAACAACGCTTTGCCAAGGATGTCAAAGAAGAAGTTTTGTCACGGCTCTTGCCCCACGCGTTGGGCCATGCACTGGAAGACCACAAACTCAATGTCGTAGGTGAACCGCAAATCGCTGACCTCTCCTTTGAAGAAGACACACCGCTGAGTTTCAAGGTCAGCGTCGAGGTCATTCCGAATTTCGAGTTACAAGAATACAAAAGCCTCAAGGCTATCAAGCGTGTGCGCCAAGTAACCGATGAGGACATTGAAAAGGTGATTGAGCGCTGGCGTGAGAACTCGGCGGAGTTCGTGCCGGTGGAAGACCGCCCTTCGCAAACTGGCGATTTCGTCTCGGTCAATTTGGTGGGCAAGTATGTTGTTGCTGAAGGAGAACCGCCAGAGGAAGACCTGAAGGCGGATGATGTGCAGATTGAATTGGGCGCGGAAGGCGTGCAGCCGGAATTCAATGAACATTTGGCCAATGCCAAAGAAGGCGATATACGTGAATTCCGCGTGGTCTATCCCGAAGATTTCACTTCTCAAGGGCTGGCAGGCAAAACCGTAGATTTCACCGCCACAGTCGTCGCCGTGCGGCAAAAAGAATTGCCGGAATTGAATGACGAATTCGCGCAACAATTCGGACAGGAATTCGAGACGCTGCAACAACTGCGCGAGCGGGTGCGCGAGGATTTGACGAACTCCGCCGAACGTGAGGCGGATGCCCGTTTGCGCGATGAATTGGTGGAGAAAGTGCTCGACACTTATGAATTCCAGGTGCCCGACGTATTGGTTGAACAGCAGGCCCAGGATCGGATGCAGAACTTTGCCTACCAATTGGCCCAAAGCGGTTTGCCCAAGGAAGTCGCCCAAACCATCAATTGGGAAGAACGCTTTGGCGAAGCGCGTTTGATGGCGGTGCGTGACGTGCGCGCGGCATTGGTGATTGGACGCATCGGCACGGCTGAGAAAGTGCGCGTCACAGGTGACGAAATTGACCACGAAATCGCGCGCATGGCCTATGGTATGAAGCTGTTGCCGCAGCAACTTAAGGCTCGCTTGACAAAGGAAGATGAGCTTCCTAGTATCGAAAACCGGTTGCGCTATGGGAAAGCGGTTGATGCGCTTGTCAACCACGCAGAGATCACGGTCGAAGAAGTTACCGCCGAACAACTCGCCGCAGAGGCGGCGGCCAAACAGGCAGCGGCGGCGCCCGCAACTGAGGATCAACCGGCAGAGCAGGCTTGA
- a CDS encoding ATP-dependent Clp protease proteolytic subunit yields MINSQAYVPYVVEQTSRGERITDIFSRLLKDNIIFLGTPIDDMVSNLIVAQMLFLESEDPDREISLYINSPGGAVTSGLAIYDTMQFVKNPVTTFCIGQCASMAAVLLAAGTPGRRFALPNSRILIHQPHAGGIGGQATDIDIAAKEILRMRERLNGILANHTGRAVEQIEKDVDRDRIMSAEQSKEYGLIDLVIAHRE; encoded by the coding sequence ATGATCAATTCGCAAGCTTACGTGCCTTATGTAGTAGAGCAGACCTCGCGCGGCGAACGCATTACCGACATCTTCTCGCGGCTGCTCAAAGACAACATCATCTTTCTGGGAACGCCGATTGACGATATGGTTTCCAACCTCATCGTTGCGCAGATGCTCTTCCTCGAATCAGAAGATCCGGATCGAGAAATTTCCCTGTACATCAATTCGCCGGGCGGTGCGGTGACGTCGGGACTGGCGATTTACGACACTATGCAGTTTGTCAAAAATCCCGTCACCACCTTCTGCATCGGGCAATGCGCTTCGATGGCGGCCGTGCTGTTGGCAGCCGGAACGCCCGGACGCCGGTTCGCGCTCCCCAACTCACGCATCCTAATTCACCAACCACACGCTGGCGGAATCGGCGGACAAGCCACTGACATTGACATTGCGGCCAAAGAGATTTTGCGTATGCGCGAACGGCTCAATGGCATTCTCGCCAACCACACCGGCAGGGCGGTCGAGCAGATTGAAAAAGACGTTGATCGCGACCGTATTATGAGTGCAGAACAATCAAAGGAGTATGGCTTGATTGATCTGGTGATCGCACACCGCGAGTAA